The uncultured Sphaerochaeta sp. genome includes the window CTGCCTTGGGGTTCTGGTTCTTGGTCACTGCATACTCAAGCTTGTCGCTCAAGGTTCCATAAATCTCTTCCCATGCCGCTGTGCGGGGAGTAGGAAGTGCAAAGGCTGCTGCTGCAGCATAATCTGCACGATAGGGCAGTGCCTGCATCTCTGCTTTCTCTGCTACACTCTTGCGGGTAGGAATGTGACCTGCTTTCGCCCACATCTCACCATGGCTGGTCATCCACTTGATGAAGGTCATTGCTGCTTCAACGCGTTCAGAATCCTGGTTTTTCTGTACCGGGATAGCCAGGGTGTGTGAACCTGCCCATGCAGCCTCTCCGCCCATGATCGGAGGAAGTGGTGCGGCAGCAAAGTTCAGTCCATCCTGCTTCTCCAGGGTTCCAGTTGCCCATACACCATTGAAGTAGAATGCGGCATCGCCTAGCTTGAAGGTGTTCATGGCAGCATCGTAGTCCAGCTCAGTTGGATTTACCTTGTACTTGTGGACCAGATCCTGCAACCAAATGAGTGCTTTTTCTCCATATGCATTATTGAAAGCAGGGGCTGATGCATCATCGGTAAGTAAACTTCCGCCCTGCTGTGCGAGCATAGACATGAATAGACGACTCAAGGTATAAGCCTTGTAGACACCAGTTGTGTTGTCGATTGCCATACCCCACTTACCGGTAGCTTGTTTCACAGCCAAGGACGCATCGATGAAATCCTGAGCACTCTCGGGAACTTCAGTGATACCAGCCTCAGCCAGCAAATCGGTGTTGTAGTACATGACGATCGGATGGACATCGAACGGGAGCGAGTAGAGCTTGCCATCGAAACGGCAGGCATCCAGAGGAGCTGCCTGGAAATCCTCAAGGGTCTGTGCATCGACATAGGAGTCGAGGGCCAGCAAGGATCCACTCGGTACATAATTCAAGAGGTTGCCCTGGTGAACCACTACTACGTCAGGAGCAGTCTTTGCAGAAAGAGCGGTAGTGAGTTTGGTGTAGTAGTTGTCAAACTTCACCATGTCATTCTTCATGACAATCTCATCCTGTGAAGCGTTGAATTCGTCAACCATTGCATCGAAGAATTCCCCATCTCCTCCGGTAAACAGCGACCAGAAGGTAATCTCAAGAGGGCCTTCCTTCTCTTCTTTTGTCCCTTGGGCAAAAAGCATGCCAGTTGCCAAAAGGGCGACCAAAGCGATCAATAAGATCTTGTTTTTCATGTGTACCTCCTTATTGGAACACAAGGTAGAGTGTTATTCCTAACGAGTGGTTTCTCTGTACACCAACCTCGTAGGGAAGTCCGTTGTGGCATATTCAAGGTTTGGATCCTGAATATGGGATAGTAACGTTTCCATAGCCACGTAACCGAGTCGATATTTAGGAACATCCACGGTGCTGAGACTGGGTTGCATGAACTGGGACATATATAGGTTGTCATAGCCAAATACTTCTATATCGTCTGGGACTTTTAGGTTGTTCTCTCCCAGGCTTTTGAGCACACCCATGGCGAGCATGTCATTGAAGCAAGCCACGGCAGTGAAGCCCAACCCTCTGTTGAGGGCCTGGTTGGTCAAGGAGTAACCATCTTCAATATGTCCAGAGGCTTCAAGAATGTACTCAGGATTTACTTCCATTCCGTTGTTTGCATATGCTTCAGCAACACCTGCAAGGCGGTCGATGGTGTTGCTCACCTTCTTCGGTCCAGCCAGATAGAGAATCTTGGTATGTCCCTTTGAGATGAGGTGTTCAAGCACTTTTCTCTGTCCGTCACGATCACTGTGCAGGACACTGTGGTCGACCAATCCTTCAAGACGCCTTCCAGGGAATACGAATGGGACTGGAAGCTTTCTGTACAGCTCAAGGTGGGAGGGGCTGTTGTCGAGAACCGGCATGCTGATGATCCCGTCAACCTTGCGGCAGAGGAACATCTTTATCAGGTCCGCTTCTTTCTTGACCGACTCTTCCGTGCTTGCCAAAAGAATGTGGTACTCTGCCTTGGTTGCCGCTTCCTCGATGCCCCGTACCACCTCGCTGAAAAAAGGGTTAGCAGAATCGGCAGAGATGATACCGACCATTTTGGAGGAATTTGAGCGCATGCTGGCAGCAACGGTGTTGGGGATATACCCCATCTCCTGTGCCGTTTTCTTGATCAGAAGTGTGGTTTGCTCTGAGATCTTTGGATCGGAGCGCATTGCACGAGAGACCGTGTTAATAGAGAATCCTGTTGCCTTTGCGATATCCTTCAAGAGTACACTCATAGGTTAAGGTTAACACGATGAACAGGGTATTCAAGGAAATACACCCATAAGGAGGGTGTTTTTAGAGTAAAAATAGGATTAACGTTAATCTATTGCACGCGTGCATCAATATAATGCTTGCTCTGTTTCTTGATTTTCTTCAGCTCTTTCTTCTGAGCCTTTACCCACTCTTTTCGACTGATCAACGCTACTTGGGCAACGGGCCTACCACTGATGAACTGGATGATGGCACTCTCTGTTTCCTCTGTCCCTGTCGCCTTCGGGTAGTTGATGAAGCCATGGATGGTCTTCTTCACCTCAAGGTATTTTACCGGGGTGTCTGCTGAAGCCAATGCATCGGCATAGAGCATCCCATCATCATGGAGGGGGTCGTACTCAGCACCAATGATCAGTGTTTCGGGAAGTCTGCTATGATCTTTTGCGAGCAGTGGGGAGAAATTTGGATTGAGGATATCCTTTGGTTCTCGTTGGTAGCTGTTGATGAAGAAAGCCATCTGTTTGTCAGTCAACGAAGGAGCATCCTTATGCTTCTCATAACTATTGGTCCTCATCCGGCCGTCAGTTACAGGATAGAGCAGGACCTGACCGGCAATGGCAGGACCCTTTCGGTCACGTGCAAGGCGACTGACCACTGCAGCAAGGTTTCCTCCTGCGCTGTCTCCGATCAAGAAGATTCGATCTGGGTCCGTCTTCCAATAGCGGCATCCTGCTGCTGCCCAAACCAATGTATCATAACAATCCTCAACCGCTGTAGGGAATTTGTACTTTGGCGCAAGTCGATAATCCACGGAGAGTACTGCTGCCCCAGTAATATCGGCTAGATGGGCACATAGGAAGTTGTAGAGATCCATGTTCCCCCACACCCAACCACCACCATGGTAGAAGATGATCAAGGGGGTAAGGTCGCTGATGCCACGTGAGCCTTGCTTCTCAAAAAGATACCCACTGATCATCCCATCGGTAACCGGGATGATGAAGGTCTTGGTGGTAATGTTCTTCGCACTCTTGCCAAGAAGTTTGCGGATCACCAAGTTGTTGGGAATCGATATATCGTTAAGCTCCTCGATGCGTTTTGGTGTCAGCCCTTCAGGATCTTTGATTGCGATCTTGTTTATTAGGGCGACCATACGTTTCATCTTCGGAGACAAATCATAGTCTGCCATAGTGGTCACATGGTAGTATATCCACCAGTGTGACGCAAGTATTCGAGTCCGTACAGTTGGGCCATTTGTATATTCAATTGGTAGTTATCAAACACAAACCGTGTACTAATTGTTACTTTCCGCTAGTATTTTCCTAAAATTCAGAAAGAACAGCAGTGTAGTAGTTGCTCCTGCCAGGACATCAGCAATAGGTTCGGCCAGGAACACTCCGATCATACCAAAACGGGATGAGAGGAGAAATACCAAGGGAATGAGCAGGATGATTTTTCTTAAGAGTGCAAGGAATAGAGAAATTCTGGCTTTTGAGAAGGAGATGAATGCCTGTTGGCAGGCAATCTGAAAACCAAGCATCCAGAATCCTGCACTGAAGATTCGCATTGCCTCACTGGTTTTTTCTACAAGAAGTGGTTCACGAGTGAACAAACGGACTACCGCTTCCGGGAAAAATACCAGGATAAGGCAGACCGTGGTGGAGAAGAGAGCACTGCTGATAAGAATCCTGGAGAAAGCTGCCTTCACCCGCTCTGTATTCCCTGCTCCATAATTATAGGAAAGAATTGGTTGTCCTCCTTGGGTAAGTCCTTGCAATGGGGCGAGGCTGAAAAGCATGACTGATGAAAGAATCGACATTGCACCAACGGCCAGATCTCCTCCTGTCCTTTGCAAGGTGGAGTTGAGTATGATGTTTACCAAGCTCTCGGTGGACATCATGAAGAAGGGGGAGATACCCAATGCAAATACCGGGAGCATCACCTTCTTGGTGGGCAGGATTTTCTTGTAATTGATGGTCAATGTGGAACGCTTTGAAGAGAGAAAATGCAACACCCATGTTGCACTGACTGCCTGGCTGATAACCGTTGCAAGTGCAGCCCCCTCGATACCCCAGCCCAGTGCAAAGATAAAAATTGGATCGAGGATAATGTTCACTGCGGAACCCAGCAGCATGGTCATCATGCTGGTTCTGCTGAACCCCTGTGCTGTTATGAAAGGGTTGAGACCAAGGCTGAAAAGGACGAATGGGGTTCCCCAAAGGTATATGGAGAGGTAGGCTATACTGTACTCAATAGTCTGTGGGCTTGCACCGAAGGAGAAAAGGAGTGGGCGCTTTGTGAGCTGAAAGAAGAGGATAAGAACAGCTGCAAAGATACAGAGGGTGCCGATCGCCTGGCTGAGTAGCGTGTCAGCTTCTTCTTTCTTGTTCTGACCCAGCTTGATGGAAGCCTGTGGAGCTCCTCCTGACCCTATAAGCAAGCTGAATGCAGTCAGGAGCATGATGATCGGGAAGCTCAGCCCAATTCCACTTAATGCAAGAGCACCGGAACCTGGGATATGACCGATATAGATCCTATCAATGATGGTATAGAGGGCATTGATCACTTGTGCCAGGATGGTAGGGACCGCTAGGCGAAGCAACAGTTTCCCTATCGATTCCGTCCCAAGTGAGGAAGTTGTTTGTCGCATGTCGGTACTGTATCCAAAAGAAAAAAATGAAACAAGCAATGGCGATGTCCAAGTTTATTGCGCATGCATGAAAGGTGTTGCTATACTTCATGCATGAATGACAAAGTGATGGTATTGCCAGAGGTGCGGTTCGGCTATGGGTTCATTCCCCCGGAATTTCTTCCCGAGGGAAAGGATGAGTATTATCTGAGGAACATCCAGAACAAGAAAGATCCAGGAAGCTATCGGCATCTGAAGGAAGAGGAAATAGCTCTGCTAGAGGAGAACCTGAACACATCCCCCTGTTGGGACGATGTATTGGTGAGTGATCCCTTTGACCCTTCCTTAATCAAGAACAGCGAATTCTATGGGTTGGTACGTATTGGAAGCATGGCACGTCAGATCGTCAGTTTTCATGACTTCTCTGTGCCTGTAGGGATAACCAACAGCAGAATTGTCAGCTGTGATATCGGGGACAGTTGCGCCATTCTCGATTGCAGCTATCTCAGCCACTATATTCTTGACCATCATGTCATCATCTACCGCATCGGAGAGATGCAGACCACCAACCATGCAAAGTTCGGCAGCGGTATTCTCAAGGATGGGGAAGACCCAGAGGTGTTGACCACCATGGATATCATGAATGAAGCAGGAGGAAGGACGGTTAGACCCTTTGATGGAATGCTTCCCTCCGATGCCTACCTCTGGGGTACCTATCGCGATGATGATGCGTTGATGAAGATCTTTGAGGCGTTGACTGACAAGACCTGCGACGCACGTCGTGGGTACTACGGATTTGTCGGCCAGCAATCTGTTATCAAATCATGTGATACCGTAAAGGATGTCTGGGTAGGTGAAGGTACCTATATAAAGGGAGCCAACAAACTCAAGAATCTCCGTCTTCGCTCAACCTTGGCTGAACCGATACAGATTGGTGAAGGTGTTGAGCTGGTAAACGGCATCATTGGTGCAGGAAGCAGGGTGTTCTATGGATGCAAGGCAATCCGCTTCATCATGGGGGATAACTGTAATCTCAAGTATGGTGCCCGTCTTATCCACTCCTTCCTTGGTGATAATTCAACGGTCAGTTGTTGTGAGCTACTGAGCAATCTTATCTTTGGAGGACACGAACAACACCACAACAACTCCTTCCTGATTGCAAGTATGATCATGGGACAGTCGAATATGGCTGCCGGTGCGAATATCGGCTCCAATCACAACAGCCGTGGAAATGACGGGGAGATGGTTGCCGGCAGGGGCTTCTGGCCAGCTCTGAGCAGCACGCTCAAGTATGACTGCAAGTTCGCAAGCTATGTTCTGATCGCCAAGGGGAACTATCCCCATGAGTTGAATATCCCCCTTCCATTCAGTCTGCTGGGATCAGACGCCAAGGAGGGGAGAAGGGTGGTAATGCCTGCTTACTGGTGGATGTATAATCTCTATGCCCTGGAGCGCAATAGCTACAAATACCGTAAGCGTGACAAGCGAAAGGTCATCCGTCAGCAGATAGAAACAGACTACCTTGCTCCTGATACAGTGAATGAGATTTTTACGGCCTGCGATCTGCTCTGTGAATGGGTAGGAATCAATTACAACAGGACCCGGCCCACCTCCCAGGAGAGAAGTGACCTGATCACCCAAGGCCGTAATTTGATCACCACGAAGCCATCCGAGGTGCAGTCAATGCAAATGTACGTCTGGGAGTTGGAGAACAGCAACGAGCCGGTTGAGGTACTCAAGACGGTCGAGGCATACCAAGCGTATCAACAGATGCTTCGTTACTATGCTGTGAAGACACTCAGCGAGTATTGCACCACCCATGAAGTTACCATCAGTGAGTTCCAGCAGGCCCATGATGCAGTACTCGAGCCTTGGATCAATATTGGAGGGCAACTTGTTCCTGAGCATCGTTTTGAGGCTCTCAGAGATGGCTTGAAGGAAGGCTCCATCACCTCTTGGGACGAAGTGCATGATGCCTATGGTTACTGGTTTTCTCTCTATGAGGAGGACCGTGCAGTGCATGCCCTTGCAACACTGCATAGTGTCATGGGTTGCCATGCAGTCAATGAAGGGCAGTGGGAGCAGGTGGTTGATGAGGTAGCCACCATTCGCCTTGAAATCGAAAACCAGGTCTTCAAGACCAAGGAGAAGGATTTCAACAACCGGTTCCGCTTCAGTACCTATCGTACAGTGGAGGAGCGGGACGCGGTACTTGGCAGCCTTGATGACAATCCATTCATTCAGGAGTCAAAGCAGATCACAGAGCAGGTACTTTCCCAGATTCGGCAGGTTCGTTTCTCCTGAGTGTGGTGTAGGTGTCTTCTCCAATACTGATAAGGGTCAGGAGGAGTAACACCACACATGCGGCCTTGATGATGATCTGCCACCACTCAAGTGAGAGGTTGAAATAGAGCAAAGCCGTATTGTTGTAGATGTTCCATCGCGTTGCAACGAAGATGAAGTAGAAGACTCCCAATAGATCGGAGGCTGCACTGAAGCCAAGTACTGTTTTTGTCCATCTTGCGCGAGCCATCTTGAACATGGCAACAAAGAAGGCGATGGCAGTGGTCAGTATCCATCCTATGAGGTAGGGACGGAGGATGTCTGCAACAAAGAGAGGGATAGGTTCCCTGTCTTGGGTATAGATTGCCAGTAAATCGCCTCTCATGTACATGAATCCCAGAAACAGGAAGAAGAGCGACAAACCTACCAAGTCAGCAATACTGTCTCTCTTCTTGATCTCTCTGGTGGGTACTTCCTCAAGATTGCGTAGTTCAGTGAGATTCCAATCCTTTACATCTGTCTTCACCTGATACCTTTCAAGTATGGCAAAGGTGATCGTTACCCACAGGAATGCTCCTGATGCACCGCTGAAGATTGATGCCAGAGCCTTTGCGATCATTTCAAAGATGGACAGATTGGATGGGGTAATGATGAAAGAGAATATGGTGAAGACCAAGGTGACCAGGGAGACTACCAAGGCAACAATCTTGAGTACCATGATATAGGTATCATAGGTTGCAGGTCCGATAAGGTATTGTTCCCTGCCACGGTATTTTGCGGCCAGTGAAGAGGGGGACCCCATTGACAAGAGTGTCTGTTCGACTGCCTCATCACTGGGGTCTTCTGGCAACATGTCGAGAATGTTTGTCGTAAGTTCCTTCTCTACTTCCATTCTTTCTGCAGGTTTTAAGTGACGGACTGTCTCTGCAATATATCGGTTGATAAGTTCATGCATGGCTCTCCTCCCCGAGCAACGCTTCAATGTGTGATTGTTGCTCTCTCCATTGGTTTGTAAGTGCTGTGAAAATGCTCTTTCCTTCCTCAGTGAGTTGGTAGAACTTTCTTGGTCTGTTTTCGCTGGTATTCCAGCTACTCTCCAGGACACCTTGGGTTTCCAGTCTCCTGAGCATGGGGTAGAGCGTATTGGCTTCCAACTCAATGTGCTTCTCTGCAAGTATCTGCAATAGGGAGTATCCGTACTGAGGAGTGGTGAGTTGGCTGAGAACACAGAGCGTCAAGGTACCTCTGTTGAGTTCTGTTACAAAGTTGGCAAGAAGCTCTCTACTATCCATATGAAACCTCGTACTTCCACAATAGTGTGTATCACACAGTATTGTCAAGAACAAAGTATATTCATGATACGAAAAAATTTGACGGTTCTCCTGAACGATGGTACGATGAGATTGTGGTGGTGAAGAAGGGGAATAACCGAAGGAAATAACCCTGAGTAGCCAAAGAACCCTCCTGGTCGGAGGGTTTTATTATGGGCTCATGACAGAGTCCAGATTGGGGTGAATAAAGCCTTCAATTCCACCGTACATCTTTCTTCAATTCTTTCACTCATAACGGGTTTCTACGTTGTGGGAAAGCCTATTCTCCAGTATCATCCATGCATATCCATATGATGAGGTAGGGGAGAGAATGTACAAGGAAGACCAGAGAGAAAGGAAGAATAGCCAGCAAATACTGTTGGATGACCGAAGAGTGATTCGTCTTCTTTCCAAGCTATCCCTGCCAGCTATGATCGGGCTCCTGGTGAATACCCTCTACACGATGGTTGATAT containing:
- a CDS encoding alpha/beta hydrolase, giving the protein MADYDLSPKMKRMVALINKIAIKDPEGLTPKRIEELNDISIPNNLVIRKLLGKSAKNITTKTFIIPVTDGMISGYLFEKQGSRGISDLTPLIIFYHGGGWVWGNMDLYNFLCAHLADITGAAVLSVDYRLAPKYKFPTAVEDCYDTLVWAAAGCRYWKTDPDRIFLIGDSAGGNLAAVVSRLARDRKGPAIAGQVLLYPVTDGRMRTNSYEKHKDAPSLTDKQMAFFINSYQREPKDILNPNFSPLLAKDHSRLPETLIIGAEYDPLHDDGMLYADALASADTPVKYLEVKKTIHGFINYPKATGTEETESAIIQFISGRPVAQVALISRKEWVKAQKKELKKIKKQSKHYIDARVQ
- a CDS encoding PadR family transcriptional regulator, translating into MDSRELLANFVTELNRGTLTLCVLSQLTTPQYGYSLLQILAEKHIELEANTLYPMLRRLETQGVLESSWNTSENRPRKFYQLTEEGKSIFTALTNQWREQQSHIEALLGEESHA
- a CDS encoding LacI family DNA-binding transcriptional regulator gives rise to the protein MSVLLKDIAKATGFSINTVSRAMRSDPKISEQTTLLIKKTAQEMGYIPNTVAASMRSNSSKMVGIISADSANPFFSEVVRGIEEAATKAEYHILLASTEESVKKEADLIKMFLCRKVDGIISMPVLDNSPSHLELYRKLPVPFVFPGRRLEGLVDHSVLHSDRDGQRKVLEHLISKGHTKILYLAGPKKVSNTIDRLAGVAEAYANNGMEVNPEYILEASGHIEDGYSLTNQALNRGLGFTAVACFNDMLAMGVLKSLGENNLKVPDDIEVFGYDNLYMSQFMQPSLSTVDVPKYRLGYVAMETLLSHIQDPNLEYATTDFPTRLVYRETTR
- a CDS encoding ABC transporter substrate-binding protein yields the protein MKNKILLIALVALLATGMLFAQGTKEEKEGPLEITFWSLFTGGDGEFFDAMVDEFNASQDEIVMKNDMVKFDNYYTKLTTALSAKTAPDVVVVHQGNLLNYVPSGSLLALDSYVDAQTLEDFQAAPLDACRFDGKLYSLPFDVHPIVMYYNTDLLAEAGITEVPESAQDFIDASLAVKQATGKWGMAIDNTTGVYKAYTLSRLFMSMLAQQGGSLLTDDASAPAFNNAYGEKALIWLQDLVHKYKVNPTELDYDAAMNTFKLGDAAFYFNGVWATGTLEKQDGLNFAAAPLPPIMGGEAAWAGSHTLAIPVQKNQDSERVEAAMTFIKWMTSHGEMWAKAGHIPTRKSVAEKAEMQALPYRADYAAAAAFALPTPRTAAWEEIYGTLSDKLEYAVTKNQNPKAALADMEQTVKDIIASY
- a CDS encoding MATE family efflux transporter — encoded protein: MRQTTSSLGTESIGKLLLRLAVPTILAQVINALYTIIDRIYIGHIPGSGALALSGIGLSFPIIMLLTAFSLLIGSGGAPQASIKLGQNKKEEADTLLSQAIGTLCIFAAVLILFFQLTKRPLLFSFGASPQTIEYSIAYLSIYLWGTPFVLFSLGLNPFITAQGFSRTSMMTMLLGSAVNIILDPIFIFALGWGIEGAALATVISQAVSATWVLHFLSSKRSTLTINYKKILPTKKVMLPVFALGISPFFMMSTESLVNIILNSTLQRTGGDLAVGAMSILSSVMLFSLAPLQGLTQGGQPILSYNYGAGNTERVKAAFSRILISSALFSTTVCLILVFFPEAVVRLFTREPLLVEKTSEAMRIFSAGFWMLGFQIACQQAFISFSKARISLFLALLRKIILLIPLVFLLSSRFGMIGVFLAEPIADVLAGATTTLLFFLNFRKILAESNN
- a CDS encoding DUF4954 family protein; translated protein: MNDKVMVLPEVRFGYGFIPPEFLPEGKDEYYLRNIQNKKDPGSYRHLKEEEIALLEENLNTSPCWDDVLVSDPFDPSLIKNSEFYGLVRIGSMARQIVSFHDFSVPVGITNSRIVSCDIGDSCAILDCSYLSHYILDHHVIIYRIGEMQTTNHAKFGSGILKDGEDPEVLTTMDIMNEAGGRTVRPFDGMLPSDAYLWGTYRDDDALMKIFEALTDKTCDARRGYYGFVGQQSVIKSCDTVKDVWVGEGTYIKGANKLKNLRLRSTLAEPIQIGEGVELVNGIIGAGSRVFYGCKAIRFIMGDNCNLKYGARLIHSFLGDNSTVSCCELLSNLIFGGHEQHHNNSFLIASMIMGQSNMAAGANIGSNHNSRGNDGEMVAGRGFWPALSSTLKYDCKFASYVLIAKGNYPHELNIPLPFSLLGSDAKEGRRVVMPAYWWMYNLYALERNSYKYRKRDKRKVIRQQIETDYLAPDTVNEIFTACDLLCEWVGINYNRTRPTSQERSDLITQGRNLITTKPSEVQSMQMYVWELENSNEPVEVLKTVEAYQAYQQMLRYYAVKTLSEYCTTHEVTISEFQQAHDAVLEPWINIGGQLVPEHRFEALRDGLKEGSITSWDEVHDAYGYWFSLYEEDRAVHALATLHSVMGCHAVNEGQWEQVVDEVATIRLEIENQVFKTKEKDFNNRFRFSTYRTVEERDAVLGSLDDNPFIQESKQITEQVLSQIRQVRFS